TCGAGCTGATAACCGGCGTCATCTTCTCCAATATCGCGCCGGTTGTCGCGCCGATGGCGCTCGGGGCGGGCCTGTTCTACGTGTCGCCGAACGCGGCGCCGTCAACCTTTGCCGGCGAGAAGTGCCACGAGGACTATTTCGTCATCTCCTGGCAGAACGACAACCTGCACGAGGCCGCCGGCATCGCTGCGGAAAAGGCGGGCAAGAAGTCGGCCGTCGTGCTCGCTCCCAACTATCAGGCTGGCAAGGATGCCATCGCCGGCTTCAAGCGCTACTTCAAGGGCCAGATCGTCGACGAGATCTATACCCAGCTTGGCCAGACCGATTATGCTGCCGAGATCGCCAAGATCCGTGCCGCCAACCCGGAGATGGTGTTCTACTTCCTGCCCGGCGGCATGGGGATCAACTTCATGAAGCAGTATGACCAGGCAGGCCTCAAGGACTCCATCCCGCTGATCGTCTCGGCGCCGAGCCTCGAGCAACGCATCATGGAGGCGGTCGGCGACGGCTCGATCGGGGTCGCGACCTCGAGCCACTGGAACATCGACCTCGACAACGCCGTGAACAAGCGCTTCGTCGAGGGCTTCCGGGCAAAGTATGGCCGCGAACCCACGCCGTATGCCGCGCAGGGCTACGACACCGCCAAGGCGATCGCCGCGGGCCTCAAGGCCTCGGGCGGCAAGATCAAGGCCGACAAGGACGCTTTCCGGGCGGGCATCAAGGCCGGCGACTTCGAGTCGACCCGCGGCGACTTCAAGTTCGGCAAGAACAACCATCCGATCAACACCTGGTACTCGATCAAGGTCGAGAAGGGCGATGACGGCAAGCTCCACCTGGTGACCACCGGCGTGATCGCCGAGGATCTGGTCGATGCCTATGCCGATCAGTGCGCGATGAACTGACCGACGCTCCGAGGCGCGCGGGCGGCCCGTGGCGGCCGTCCGCGTCCGGTCGAGACGGGGACGTTCCGGGGGGAGACGCCGACCCATGCTGCTGTTCATCGAGCAGACCCTCAACGGGTTGCAACTCGGCATCTTCCTGTTCCTCGTCGCGGCGGGGTTGACCCTCATCTTCGGCATCATGGGCGTCATCAATCTCGCCCACGGATCGCTGTTCATGATTGGCGCCTATGTCGCGGCGACGGTCACGCGGATGACGGGGTCATTCGCCCTCGGCCTCCTGGCCGCGCTGCCCGCAACCGCTCTGGCGGGCATCCTGATCGAGGTGATCGTCATCCGCCGGCTCTATCCGCGCGATCATCTCGACCAGGTGCTGGCGACATTCGGGCTGATCCTGTTCATCAACGAGGCGGTCACGATGGTCTGGGGGCGCACTCCCCTGTTCCTGAATGTTCCGCCGGCTCTGAGCGGTTCGATCGAGATCATTCCCGGCGTCCCCTACCCGGTCTACCGGATCGCGATCATCGTCGCCGGCGTTCTGGTGGCGCTCCTGATGTGGCTGATCATCGCGCGGACCCGGATCGGAATGCTGATCCGCGCAGGATCGACGAACCGGGAGATGGTCGGCGCGCTCGGCGTCGACATCGCCCTGCTCTACACCGCCCTGTTCGCGGCCGGTGCCGTCTTCGCGGGGTTCGCGGGCGCGATGGCCGGTCCGCTCGTATCCGTTCAGGTCGGCATGGGCGAACAGATCCTCATCCTCGCCTTCGTGGTGATCGTCATCGGCGGCATCGGGTCGATCCGCGGCGCGCTGGTCGGCGCGGTGCTGGTCGGCGTTGTCGATACCCTGGGCCGCGCCTTCGTGCCCGACATGCTGAAGCTGTTCATGCCCCCGGCCGAAGCGGACGGGGTGGGTGCAGGGCTTGCCTCGATGATGGTCTACCTGCTGATGGCCGTCGTGCTGGTGATGCGGCCGAGCGGGCTGTTTCCCGTGGCGGTGCGCTGACATGCCGGCGTCCTGGGAACGGCCGTTGCTGATCGGGGGCCTCATCCTGCTGATCGCCTTCCCGTTCCTCGCCGAGGCGACGGGCAACGCCTACATGACCTCGACGCTGACCCGAATCCTGATCCTGGCGATCGCCGCCGTCAGCCTGGATCTGATCCTCGGCTATTGCGGTCTGGTCAGTTTCGGCCATGCCGCATATCTCGGCGTCGGCGCCTATGTGGTCGCGATCCTGTCCTTTCACGCCTATGACGGATCGGACCTGTTGGGCCTGCCGGGCACCACCTACGCGCCGTTGGTCTGGCCGCTCGCGATCCTCGTCTCGGCCTTGGCCGCTCTCGCCATCGGCGCCCTGTCGCTGCGAACGTCAGGCGTCTACTTCATCATGATCACGCTGGCCTTTGCGCAGATGCTGTTCTTCCTGTTCGTGTCCCTGCAGCGATATGGCGGCGA
The window above is part of the Tepidamorphus gemmatus genome. Proteins encoded here:
- a CDS encoding ABC transporter substrate-binding protein, which gives rise to MAVRLSLAAIGFGVAVATAPAMADPVKIGMITTLSGPAGYLGEDVRDGFLLAMDEEGGKLGGADVSLIVEDDGLKPETAQQIADRMIKRDGVELITGVIFSNIAPVVAPMALGAGLFYVSPNAAPSTFAGEKCHEDYFVISWQNDNLHEAAGIAAEKAGKKSAVVLAPNYQAGKDAIAGFKRYFKGQIVDEIYTQLGQTDYAAEIAKIRAANPEMVFYFLPGGMGINFMKQYDQAGLKDSIPLIVSAPSLEQRIMEAVGDGSIGVATSSHWNIDLDNAVNKRFVEGFRAKYGREPTPYAAQGYDTAKAIAAGLKASGGKIKADKDAFRAGIKAGDFESTRGDFKFGKNNHPINTWYSIKVEKGDDGKLHLVTTGVIAEDLVDAYADQCAMN
- a CDS encoding branched-chain amino acid ABC transporter permease, with the protein product MLLFIEQTLNGLQLGIFLFLVAAGLTLIFGIMGVINLAHGSLFMIGAYVAATVTRMTGSFALGLLAALPATALAGILIEVIVIRRLYPRDHLDQVLATFGLILFINEAVTMVWGRTPLFLNVPPALSGSIEIIPGVPYPVYRIAIIVAGVLVALLMWLIIARTRIGMLIRAGSTNREMVGALGVDIALLYTALFAAGAVFAGFAGAMAGPLVSVQVGMGEQILILAFVVIVIGGIGSIRGALVGAVLVGVVDTLGRAFVPDMLKLFMPPAEADGVGAGLASMMVYLLMAVVLVMRPSGLFPVAVR